Proteins encoded within one genomic window of Oryza brachyantha chromosome 7, ObraRS2, whole genome shotgun sequence:
- the LOC102722315 gene encoding phospholipase A-2-activating protein isoform X1, which translates to MAQYHLSAQLRGHEDDVRGICICGDVGIATSSRDRTVRFWTQHPEKKHEYVLSRTLVGHSSFVGPLAWIPPSDRFPEGGLVSGGMDTLVLLWDLHKGEVAETMKGHTSQVTGLAVDNNGDVISSAMDCTLRQWRNGNAVEVWEAHKVAVQTVMKLPSGELFTGSSDSTIKLWKGRTCLHTFTGHADTVRCLAEMPGLGILSASHDGTIKMWALTGQPLLEMIGHTSLVYSVDAHSSGLIVSGSEDRSVKIWKDGVCVQSIEHPGCIWGAKFLQNGDIVTACSDGIVRIWTTDNNRFCSEDELAAFTDLISQYALSRKTVGGLKLSDLPGIEALQVPGNSEGQTLIVREGDNGVAYSWNSKELKWDKIGEVVDGPGDAAAAPGQFLDGVHYDFVFNVDIGDGEPMRKLPYNRSDDPYAVADKWLLKENLPLTYRQQVVEFILQNSGQNTYVPDPSFRDPYTGANAYVPGQSASPTVSAPKQTFKHIPKKGMLTFETAQFEGILKKLSEFNATLSSNLEQKQLSLSETELSRLAAVAKVLKETSFYHTSKLADADMTLLLKMLKSWPAQMMFPVIDFLRMFVLHPDGATLLLRTIESGNDVLAETFRKVVTSPVQPPNVLTTLKAVTNLFDKPCLHQWLRIHCAEIIDSVSSCKPTFSKNAHVAYSTLLLNYSVLSIEAKDEQSQAQILSAALEIAEDDTQDADSKYRALVAIGSLMLNGLVKSIALDLDVKSVASSARTSKDSKIAEVGADIELLTR; encoded by the exons atggcgcagTACCACCTCAGCGCGCAGCTCCGAGGCCACGAGGACGAC GTTCGTGGCATTTGTATCTGCGGTGATGTTGGGATTGCAACATCCTCAAGAGACCGGACAGTGAGATTCTGGACACAGCACCCAGAAAAGAAGCATGAATATGTTCTCTCGAGGACTCTTGTTGGACATTCCAGTTTTGTGGGACCATTGGCTTGGATCCCTCCTTCAGATCGCTTTCCTGAAGGAGGACTTGTTTCTGGTGGAATGGATACTCTTGTTTTGCTCTGGGATTTGCATAAAGGAGAAGTTGCTGAGACTATGAAGGGGCACACTTCACAAGTTACTGGACTTGCTGTGGACAACAACGGTGATGTCATCTCTTCAGCCATGGATTG CACTTTAAGACAGTGGAGAAATGGCAATGCTGTAGAGGTTTGGGAAGCTCACAAGGTTGCTGTGCAAACTGTTATGAAGCTGCCATCTGGAGAACTGTTTACTG GTTCAAGTGATTCCACAATTAAGCTTTGGAAAGGAAGAACATGTCTACATACATTCACCGGGCATGCAG ATACTGTACGATGTTTAGCAGAAATGCCAGGGCTTGGGATCCTCTCTGCCTCGCATGATGG CACTATTAAGATGTGGGCATTAACTGGTCAGCCCCTGTTGGAGATGATTGGACACACTTCTCTTGTGTATTCTGTGGATGCACATTCATCTGGGCTAATTGTTAGTGGTAGTGAAGATCGCTCTGTGAAGATATGGAAAG ATGGGGTATGCGTTCAAAGCATTGAACACCCAGGTTGCATATGGGGTGCTAAATTCTTGCAAAATGGAGATATTGTAACTGCATGCTCTGATGGAATCGTGAGGATTTGGACAACCGACAATAATAGGTTTTGCAGTGAGGATGAGCTTGCAGCTTTTACAGATCTTATTTCTCAGTATGCACTTAGCAG AAAGACTGTTGGTGGATTGAAGTTATCAGATCTACCAGGAATTGAGGCACTGCAAGTTCCAG GGAACTCTGAAGGTCAGACGCTGATTGTTAGAGAAGGGGACAATGGTGTTGCTTATTCTTGGAATTCGAAAGAGCTAAAATGGGACAAA ATTGGCGAAGTCGTGGATGGACCTGGGGATGCTGCAGCTGCACCAGGCCAGTTTCTTGATGGTGTTCACTATGATTTTG TTTTTAATGTTGACATTGGAGATGGAGAGCCAATGAGAAAGCTACCCTATAATCGATCAG ATGATCCATACGCAGTTGCGGACAAATGGCTTCTGAAGGAGAATCTCCCTTTGACATATCGCCAACAAGTGGTAGAATTTATACTGCAGAATTCTGGCCAGAATACTTATGTTCCAGATCCATCTTTTCGGGACCCCTACACTGGGG CTAATGCATATGTACCTGGGCAATCAGCCTCGCCAACTG TTAGTGCtcctaaacaaactttcaAGCACATACCAAAG AAAGGAATGCTGACATTTGAGACGGCGCAGTTCGAGGGAATTCTAAAGAAGCTCTCTGAATTCAATGCAACACTTTCGTCTAATTTG GAACAGAAGCAACTATCCTTGTCTGAGACTGAGTTGTCAAGATTAGCTGCTGTAGCAAAAGTATTGAAAGAAACATCATTTTATCATACAAGTAAGCTTGCAGATGCTGACATGACCTTGTTGTTAAAAATGCTGAAGTCTTGGCCTGCACAAATGATGTTTCCAG TTATTGATTTTCTGAGGATGTTTGTGTTGCATCCTGATGGTGCCACTCTACTTCTCAGGACAATCGAAAGTGGAAATG ATGTACTTGCTGAGACTTTCCGTAAGGTTGTAACATCACCTGTGCAACCACCAAATGTGCTTACTACCCTTAAGGCAGTTACTAACTTATTTGACAAGCCATGCTTGCACCAATGGTTGAGAATCCACTGTGCTGAG ATTATTGATTCTGTATCAAGCTGTAAGCCGACTTTTAGCAAGAATGCTCACGTGGCATATTCCACACTTTTACTCAA TTATTCTGTTCTTTCGATCGAAGCAAAGGATGAACAAAGTCAGGCGCAAATACTTTCTGCTGCCCTTGAA ATCGCTGAAGACGACACCCAAGATGCTGATTCAAAATACCGGGCCCTCGTTGCGATTGGCTCTCTA ATGTTGAATGGTCTAGTGAAGTCCATTGCTCTAGATCTTGATGTTAAGAGCGTTGCAAGCAGTGCAAGAACTTCGAAGGACTCGAAGATCGCTGAAGTTGGAGCCGACATCGAGCTTTTAACAAGATGA
- the LOC102722315 gene encoding phospholipase A-2-activating protein isoform X2, with translation MAQYHLSAQLRGHEDDVRGICICGDVGIATSSRDRTVRFWTQHPEKKHEYVLSRTLVGHSSFVGPLAWIPPSDRFPEGGLVSGGMDTLVLLWDLHKGEVAETMKGHTSQVTGLAVDNNGDVISSAMDCTLRQWRNGNAVEVWEAHKVAVQTVMKLPSGELFTGSSDSTIKLWKGRTCLHTFTGHADTVRCLAEMPGLGILSASHDGTIKMWALTGQPLLEMIGHTSLVYSVDAHSSGLIVSGSEDRSVKIWKDGVCVQSIEHPGCIWGAKFLQNGDIVTACSDGIVRIWTTDNNRFCSEDELAAFTDLISQYALSRKTVGGLKLSDLPGIEALQVPGNSEGQTLIVREGDNGVAYSWNSKELKWDKIGEVVDGPGDAAAAPGQFLDGVHYDFVFNVDIGDGEPMRKLPYNRSDDPYAVADKWLLKENLPLTYRQQVVEFILQNSGQNTYVPDPSFRDPYTGANAYVPGQSASPTVSAPKQTFKHIPKKGMLTFETAQFEGILKKLSEFNATLSSNLKQLSLSETELSRLAAVAKVLKETSFYHTSKLADADMTLLLKMLKSWPAQMMFPVIDFLRMFVLHPDGATLLLRTIESGNDVLAETFRKVVTSPVQPPNVLTTLKAVTNLFDKPCLHQWLRIHCAEIIDSVSSCKPTFSKNAHVAYSTLLLNYSVLSIEAKDEQSQAQILSAALEIAEDDTQDADSKYRALVAIGSLMLNGLVKSIALDLDVKSVASSARTSKDSKIAEVGADIELLTR, from the exons atggcgcagTACCACCTCAGCGCGCAGCTCCGAGGCCACGAGGACGAC GTTCGTGGCATTTGTATCTGCGGTGATGTTGGGATTGCAACATCCTCAAGAGACCGGACAGTGAGATTCTGGACACAGCACCCAGAAAAGAAGCATGAATATGTTCTCTCGAGGACTCTTGTTGGACATTCCAGTTTTGTGGGACCATTGGCTTGGATCCCTCCTTCAGATCGCTTTCCTGAAGGAGGACTTGTTTCTGGTGGAATGGATACTCTTGTTTTGCTCTGGGATTTGCATAAAGGAGAAGTTGCTGAGACTATGAAGGGGCACACTTCACAAGTTACTGGACTTGCTGTGGACAACAACGGTGATGTCATCTCTTCAGCCATGGATTG CACTTTAAGACAGTGGAGAAATGGCAATGCTGTAGAGGTTTGGGAAGCTCACAAGGTTGCTGTGCAAACTGTTATGAAGCTGCCATCTGGAGAACTGTTTACTG GTTCAAGTGATTCCACAATTAAGCTTTGGAAAGGAAGAACATGTCTACATACATTCACCGGGCATGCAG ATACTGTACGATGTTTAGCAGAAATGCCAGGGCTTGGGATCCTCTCTGCCTCGCATGATGG CACTATTAAGATGTGGGCATTAACTGGTCAGCCCCTGTTGGAGATGATTGGACACACTTCTCTTGTGTATTCTGTGGATGCACATTCATCTGGGCTAATTGTTAGTGGTAGTGAAGATCGCTCTGTGAAGATATGGAAAG ATGGGGTATGCGTTCAAAGCATTGAACACCCAGGTTGCATATGGGGTGCTAAATTCTTGCAAAATGGAGATATTGTAACTGCATGCTCTGATGGAATCGTGAGGATTTGGACAACCGACAATAATAGGTTTTGCAGTGAGGATGAGCTTGCAGCTTTTACAGATCTTATTTCTCAGTATGCACTTAGCAG AAAGACTGTTGGTGGATTGAAGTTATCAGATCTACCAGGAATTGAGGCACTGCAAGTTCCAG GGAACTCTGAAGGTCAGACGCTGATTGTTAGAGAAGGGGACAATGGTGTTGCTTATTCTTGGAATTCGAAAGAGCTAAAATGGGACAAA ATTGGCGAAGTCGTGGATGGACCTGGGGATGCTGCAGCTGCACCAGGCCAGTTTCTTGATGGTGTTCACTATGATTTTG TTTTTAATGTTGACATTGGAGATGGAGAGCCAATGAGAAAGCTACCCTATAATCGATCAG ATGATCCATACGCAGTTGCGGACAAATGGCTTCTGAAGGAGAATCTCCCTTTGACATATCGCCAACAAGTGGTAGAATTTATACTGCAGAATTCTGGCCAGAATACTTATGTTCCAGATCCATCTTTTCGGGACCCCTACACTGGGG CTAATGCATATGTACCTGGGCAATCAGCCTCGCCAACTG TTAGTGCtcctaaacaaactttcaAGCACATACCAAAG AAAGGAATGCTGACATTTGAGACGGCGCAGTTCGAGGGAATTCTAAAGAAGCTCTCTGAATTCAATGCAACACTTTCGTCTAATTTG AAGCAACTATCCTTGTCTGAGACTGAGTTGTCAAGATTAGCTGCTGTAGCAAAAGTATTGAAAGAAACATCATTTTATCATACAAGTAAGCTTGCAGATGCTGACATGACCTTGTTGTTAAAAATGCTGAAGTCTTGGCCTGCACAAATGATGTTTCCAG TTATTGATTTTCTGAGGATGTTTGTGTTGCATCCTGATGGTGCCACTCTACTTCTCAGGACAATCGAAAGTGGAAATG ATGTACTTGCTGAGACTTTCCGTAAGGTTGTAACATCACCTGTGCAACCACCAAATGTGCTTACTACCCTTAAGGCAGTTACTAACTTATTTGACAAGCCATGCTTGCACCAATGGTTGAGAATCCACTGTGCTGAG ATTATTGATTCTGTATCAAGCTGTAAGCCGACTTTTAGCAAGAATGCTCACGTGGCATATTCCACACTTTTACTCAA TTATTCTGTTCTTTCGATCGAAGCAAAGGATGAACAAAGTCAGGCGCAAATACTTTCTGCTGCCCTTGAA ATCGCTGAAGACGACACCCAAGATGCTGATTCAAAATACCGGGCCCTCGTTGCGATTGGCTCTCTA ATGTTGAATGGTCTAGTGAAGTCCATTGCTCTAGATCTTGATGTTAAGAGCGTTGCAAGCAGTGCAAGAACTTCGAAGGACTCGAAGATCGCTGAAGTTGGAGCCGACATCGAGCTTTTAACAAGATGA
- the LOC121055016 gene encoding uncharacterized protein LOC121055016: MRSGGSGGGKLASWLWRAPRRALGRARDLYVRSITGCAGHLPPDAAFGYGYPAFAAPATPAMSRSSSLASSSASSRFAGGEEDMRELIRAASQRLAAERAAAAEPATVPRSQSVAMARIDEDRPCEFGGAGLVVFPRSQSCAVGAGRVGRRRGRVAAMA, from the coding sequence ATGAGAAGTGGCGGGAGCGGTGGTGGCAAGCTGGCGAGCTGGCTATggcgggcgccgcggcgggcgctgGGCCGGGCGCGAGACCTGTACGTGCGGAGCATCACCGGCTGCGCCGGCCACCTCCCGCCGGACGCGGCCTTCGGGTACGGCTACCCGGCCTTCGCCGCCCCGGCGACGCCGGCCATGTCGAGGAGCAGCAGcctcgcgtcgtcgtcggcgtcgtcccgcttcgccggcggcgaggaggacatGAGGGAGCTGATACGCGCCGCGTCgcagcggctggcggcggagcgcgccgcggccgcggagcCGGCCACCGTGCCCCGGAGCCAGAGCGTGGCCATGGCGAGGATCGACGAGGACCGGCCGTGCGAGTTCGGCGGCGCCGGGTTGGTGGTGTTCCCCAGGAGCCAGAGCtgcgccgtcggcgccggccgcgtcgGTAGACGGCGGGGGAGGGTGGCGGCCATGGCATGa